In Nitrospira sp., the genomic window GTGACGCGCCCAAGAGCAGTCTTCTGTTTGTTGGCCGGCTACAGACGCGAAAGCGGGTTGACCTGCTCATCGAGACGTTTGCTCACTTGCTGGGCCGTATTGGTGAGGGGGTAAGGCTGGACATTGTTGGTGACGGGGAAATGCAGAATGACCTCAAGCAACTCGCGGCCAAGCACCACCTGTTGCATAAGGTCGTTTTCCATGGGCGCATCGACGATCCAGAAATACTGGCCAGAATATTTTCCCAAGCTTATGCGTATGTTTCGCCGAGTCCTGTTGGACTTGGTGTGCTCCACAGTCTTGCGTATGGCGTTCCAGTAATTACACTCCGCAATGTGCGGCATGGGCCGGAGTTTCACAATCTGGTGGATGGCAAGAACGCGATCATTTGCGAAGACATGGATGAAATTGAGAAGGCAATGGAAAAAGTTTGCACAGACCAAACCTTCTCCACCGAACTTGGTCGCAACGCTTATCAACGCTATGTAGGCGAACGAACTTTGGTGAAGATGCTCGAAGGCTTTCGCAAGGCAATAGATGAATGAGTGAATATGCAGGAACTGGTGGGGCGATATTCGCGGTATTTGACAAGAACTGGCATCTGGGGCAAAAAGGGTGATCTTATGGATGTGGACATGAAAATGTATCTCTCTGGTGAAAAGCTGTATGGTGATGATTTTTCTCTGGAACAACTCAAGAAATGGGTTGAAGAAGAGGCTGAAGGATATAGTGGTCTTGTTAGAGAGGCGGAGGCAGCATACACCTATGTTTATCATGAGCTAAACAAGATGCACGGTTTTCAGTATGTTAAGTTGCCCCAAAAATGCATTGCGCTGGGTGTAGGATCAGCCAACTGCCAGGAATTCTATCCGATCCT contains:
- a CDS encoding glycosyltransferase family 4 protein — encoded protein: MKSLLILQNEIMEYRKPVYNGLAEHYDVTVFHSGLPSVTVKDTYYEVIAPYKRIGPFFIQPHSSLRERLDRSDVVIAMFDLRWPSYLLPLLRDQRPKYILWGQRYSRNSLANAVRDRLINMADRLLMYGDEEVEQMITRGVDPHKFVLAPNTIHVANHADYSDAPKSSLLFVGRLQTRKRVDLLIETFAHLLGRIGEGVRLDIVGDGEMQNDLKQLAAKHHLLHKVVFHGRIDDPEILARIFSQAYAYVSPSPVGLGVLHSLAYGVPVITLRNVRHGPEFHNLVDGKNAIICEDMDEIEKAMEKVCTDQTFSTELGRNAYQRYVGERTLVKMLEGFRKAIDE